A stretch of the Rodentibacter haemolyticus genome encodes the following:
- a CDS encoding helix-turn-helix domain-containing protein: MGKHYSTDFKLNIVKMIGNDQLGIREAAERYHISSHASIVNWLQRFQKQGMNGLIRQPNKGYSQKMKKYDGSETVKDLTDRNALLKRIEYLEAENDVLKKLKALREQKVKRKKGS; this comes from the coding sequence ATGGGCAAACATTATTCAACAGACTTTAAATTAAACATCGTTAAAATGATAGGAAACGACCAATTAGGTATCCGAGAAGCGGCAGAACGCTACCATATCTCAAGCCATGCCTCTATCGTAAATTGGTTGCAACGTTTCCAAAAACAAGGTATGAACGGGCTTATTCGCCAACCTAATAAGGGATATTCACAAAAAATGAAAAAATATGATGGTTCGGAGACGGTCAAAGACCTGACGGATAGAAATGCGCTTTTAAAACGAATAGAATACCTTGAAGCGGAAAATGATGTGCTAAAAAAGTTAAAAGCCTTGCGGGAGCAGAAAGTCAAAAGGAAAAAAGGGTCATAG
- a CDS encoding DDE-type integrase/transposase/recombinase, translating to MNALRHRHRLPLLLQILSLSRSTYYYKTTAQDNTRIRQRILQLHQDNEGRDGYRMLRVKLRKEGLFLSGKTVLSHMQALNIRSCVKVKRCRKGGKTSYVAPNLLAGNFSAKKLKQKFVTDVTEFRVGKEKLYLSPMMDLANREIIAYQIGRRPSFALVSGMLKKTLAQLSREDLPIIHSERHALWAETLAGIAS from the coding sequence GTGAATGCCTTAAGACATAGGCATCGCTTGCCCCTGTTATTGCAAATTCTGTCCTTATCCCGTTCAACTTATTACTATAAAACGACTGCGCAGGATAATACCCGGATTCGACAGCGAATTTTACAGCTTCATCAAGATAATGAAGGGAGGGACGGCTATCGGATGTTACGGGTGAAGTTACGTAAGGAAGGGCTTTTTCTAAGCGGTAAAACCGTGCTTTCACATATGCAAGCCCTGAATATTCGCTCTTGTGTCAAAGTGAAACGTTGTAGGAAAGGCGGGAAAACAAGCTACGTTGCCCCGAATCTTCTGGCCGGCAATTTTAGTGCGAAGAAACTGAAGCAGAAATTCGTGACGGATGTCACCGAGTTTCGGGTGGGGAAAGAAAAGTTGTATTTATCACCGATGATGGATTTGGCGAATAGAGAAATTATCGCCTATCAAATAGGGAGACGACCTTCCTTTGCCTTGGTGAGCGGTATGCTCAAGAAAACCTTGGCACAATTAAGCCGGGAAGATTTACCGATAATCCATAGTGAAAGGCACGCTTTATGGGCTGAAACGTTGGCGGGAATTGCTTCTTAG
- a CDS encoding IS3 family transposase, giving the protein MLLREDGTPYAIQSMSRRGNCYDNAVMESFFSLLKSEAFYPKQFSHIDELEQALHRYIRYYNEKRIKLGLKNLSPVDYRTQYLS; this is encoded by the coding sequence TTGCTTCTTAGAGAAGATGGCACGCCTTATGCGATTCAGAGTATGAGTCGTCGGGGTAATTGCTATGATAATGCGGTAATGGAAAGTTTCTTTAGTTTATTGAAATCAGAAGCTTTTTACCCTAAACAATTTAGTCATATTGATGAGTTGGAGCAGGCGCTTCACCGTTATATTCGTTATTACAATGAGAAACGGATTAAATTAGGTTTAAAAAATTTGAGCCCTGTGGATTACAGGACTCAATATTTAAGTTAA
- the gdhA gene encoding NADP-specific glutamate dehydrogenase: protein MSTVASLDAFLAKVAQRDGHQPEFLQAVREVFTSIWPFLEANPKYRSEALLERLVEPERAFQFRVAWTDDKGQVQVNRAFRVQYNSAIGPYKGGMRFHPSVNLSILKFLGFEQIFKNALTTLPMGGGKGGSDFDPKGKSDGEVMRFCQALMAELYRHVGSDTDVPAGDIGVGGREVGYLAGYMKKLSNQAACVFTGRGLSFGGSLIRPEATGYGLVYFAQAMLAEKGDSFKDKVVSVSGSGNVAQYAIEKALALGAKVITCSDSSGYVYDPEGFTSEKLAALLEIKNVKRGRVKDYAEQFGLQYVEGKRPWEVKVDIALPCATQNELEIEDAKVLIANGVKLVAEGANMPTSIEATDAFLEANVLFGPGKAANAGGVATSGLEMAQSSQRLYWTSEEVDEKLHRIMLDIHANCKKYGTVAGQENINYVVGANVAGFVKVADAMLAQGVY from the coding sequence ATGTCAACAGTTGCATCCTTAGACGCATTCTTAGCAAAAGTCGCTCAACGTGATGGTCACCAACCTGAATTTTTACAAGCAGTTCGAGAGGTTTTCACTTCTATCTGGCCATTTTTGGAAGCAAACCCTAAATATCGTTCAGAAGCGTTATTAGAACGTTTAGTTGAGCCTGAGCGAGCATTCCAGTTTCGTGTCGCATGGACTGATGACAAAGGACAAGTTCAAGTAAACCGTGCATTCCGCGTTCAATACAATAGTGCGATTGGCCCATATAAAGGCGGTATGCGTTTTCATCCGTCCGTCAACTTATCTATCTTAAAATTTTTAGGATTCGAACAAATTTTCAAAAATGCGTTAACCACATTGCCGATGGGCGGTGGTAAAGGCGGCTCGGATTTTGATCCTAAAGGCAAATCTGATGGCGAAGTGATGCGTTTCTGTCAAGCACTGATGGCGGAATTATATCGCCATGTCGGTTCTGATACGGACGTTCCTGCGGGAGATATCGGTGTAGGTGGTCGCGAAGTAGGTTATCTTGCCGGTTATATGAAAAAATTATCCAATCAAGCCGCCTGTGTATTCACCGGTCGCGGTTTGTCTTTCGGCGGGAGCTTGATTCGCCCGGAAGCAACCGGTTACGGTTTGGTTTATTTCGCACAAGCCATGTTGGCAGAAAAAGGCGATAGCTTCAAAGATAAAGTCGTTTCTGTTTCAGGTTCCGGCAATGTGGCACAATATGCTATTGAAAAAGCCTTGGCATTGGGGGCGAAAGTGATAACTTGCTCGGATTCTTCAGGTTATGTTTATGATCCGGAAGGCTTCACTTCTGAAAAATTAGCCGCACTTTTAGAGATTAAAAATGTAAAACGTGGTCGTGTGAAAGATTACGCAGAACAATTTGGTTTACAGTATGTTGAAGGCAAACGCCCTTGGGAAGTGAAAGTCGATATTGCACTGCCTTGTGCGACTCAAAATGAACTTGAAATTGAGGACGCCAAAGTCTTGATCGCAAATGGCGTAAAATTAGTTGCAGAAGGGGCGAATATGCCGACTTCCATTGAAGCAACCGATGCATTCTTAGAGGCTAATGTGTTATTCGGACCGGGTAAGGCAGCGAATGCCGGCGGGGTGGCAACCTCCGGTTTGGAGATGGCGCAAAGTTCACAACGGTTATACTGGACTTCAGAAGAAGTGGATGAAAAATTGCACCGCATTATGCTTGATATTCACGCAAACTGTAAAAAATACGGTACTGTTGCAGGTCAGGAAAATATCAATTACGTCGTTGGTGCAAACGTAGCCGGTTTTGTGAAAGTAGCGGACGCAATGTTGGCACAAGGCGTATATTAA